One genomic segment of Oxobacter pfennigii includes these proteins:
- a CDS encoding uroporphyrinogen decarboxylase family protein, which yields MSDVKVLAKEREDMYRNLLSGRIPSRIPISGAMGLDSAIKYCQMDVAEVYWDFSKAEAALDKVCQDFPSDSAPGVGRRYPSYYQILGSKPFIMSSDGTMQHPNVAGMTAEDYDDFIASPYDCIVDKILPRLYTGLDTDSNTKAMTLSKAMKVQSDDAAVIGGISARLNAKYGFVSMAGGATTGPYDFMADFFRSFTGISSDIRRIPQKVIEACEAITPILIKKGKPLGPSTFGQVGIPLHMGPFMREKDFEKFYWPTLKKQVEAITEMGINVNLFVEHDFMRFLDYFYELPPHTILRFEYGDPKIVKEKLGKKHILSGFYPLVMLHSATKEQCIDKAKELIDILAPGGNYMFGFDKGAMDMHGSISENLKAVLEYVYINGRYDDYYKGDNKDPHEALKLKRRSEIINEIDKSINSKYFTVWEKYRESHPELDGRPLNIIGPKIQKYEDMMFNFIINLCS from the coding sequence ATGTCCGATGTAAAAGTATTAGCAAAAGAAAGAGAAGATATGTACCGCAATTTATTAAGCGGGAGAATTCCGTCAAGGATCCCAATAAGCGGTGCCATGGGCTTAGATTCAGCTATTAAGTATTGCCAGATGGATGTGGCGGAAGTATATTGGGATTTTTCAAAGGCAGAAGCAGCGCTGGATAAGGTATGTCAGGACTTTCCTTCGGATTCGGCACCGGGTGTAGGGCGAAGGTACCCTTCATATTACCAGATTCTAGGCTCTAAGCCTTTTATAATGAGCTCTGACGGAACCATGCAGCATCCCAATGTAGCAGGTATGACGGCGGAAGATTATGATGATTTCATAGCTTCGCCATATGATTGCATTGTAGATAAGATTTTACCGCGCTTATATACCGGACTTGACACAGACTCTAACACAAAAGCCATGACGCTCTCCAAAGCAATGAAGGTTCAAAGCGATGATGCGGCGGTAATCGGAGGCATAAGTGCAAGGCTGAATGCCAAATACGGATTTGTATCAATGGCCGGCGGTGCAACAACGGGTCCCTATGACTTTATGGCCGACTTTTTCAGAAGCTTTACAGGAATCTCATCCGATATTAGAAGAATCCCCCAAAAGGTTATAGAAGCATGTGAAGCTATAACACCCATCCTTATTAAAAAAGGAAAGCCATTGGGCCCTTCAACCTTCGGCCAGGTAGGCATACCCCTCCATATGGGCCCCTTTATGAGAGAAAAGGATTTTGAAAAGTTCTATTGGCCCACATTGAAAAAACAGGTGGAAGCAATAACCGAAATGGGCATAAATGTAAACCTCTTTGTAGAGCATGACTTTATGAGGTTTCTGGATTATTTCTATGAGCTGCCTCCCCATACCATCCTCCGTTTTGAATACGGTGATCCCAAAATCGTTAAGGAGAAGCTGGGCAAAAAGCATATATTAAGCGGTTTTTATCCTCTTGTAATGCTTCACTCGGCCACGAAAGAACAATGCATAGACAAAGCCAAGGAATTGATTGATATACTTGCACCCGGCGGAAATTATATGTTCGGCTTTGACAAGGGCGCCATGGATATGCACGGCAGCATATCCGAAAACTTAAAAGCCGTACTTGAGTATGTATATATAAACGGAAGATATGATGACTATTATAAAGGCGATAACAAGGACCCCCATGAAGCTTTAAAGCTAAAAAGGCGCAGCGAGATAATCAATGAAATAGATAAAAGCATAAATTCAAAGTACTTTACAGTATGGGAAAAATATAGAGAAAGCCATCCGGAGCTTGATGGAAGGCCCTTAAATATAATAGGACCTAAAATTCAAAAATATGAAGATATGATGTTTAACTTTATAATCAATCTTTGTTCTTAA
- a CDS encoding MFS transporter: protein MSKLPKRVYIAYGYQEFAMGFATTMGTQYFPFFLTDVAMVLPAVAATILLIGRVVDTVDVPLIGALVEKSNMPWGKYRSWLFVAPPLIIIFNLLMFTDFNVSLPVKAAYLTIAYIMGYVFVNFTTTSRLTMLPVFTSDQTERAALSASRGQGAAIGQLVRGAIVLPLVLFLGGGDQTKGYFLTVLVFGAVIISGLYYIAYLAKDYDKPMPGRKPATLKDMVIAVATNKPLLLLVIADIFRLTATNVLMGLGMYYFKYVVGNLLLFAVYAPITAGCMLVGATTSRFLTNKYDKRTVYRMGIVVWAIGMISVYLFAGSNAAVFIALVGLAQFGMAISNAPSAAFYSDTADYSEWKTGKSVKALNMSLLLIPIKAGVAIGGSVAAFGLATIGFKANEVTPEVVQGLRVLISAVPSVIAVIAIIFMTIYSLDKNKMAEIQEELKQRAAQKS, encoded by the coding sequence ATGTCTAAGCTGCCAAAAAGAGTTTATATCGCATACGGATATCAGGAATTTGCCATGGGTTTTGCGACAACAATGGGAACTCAGTATTTTCCTTTCTTTTTGACCGATGTTGCAATGGTATTGCCGGCTGTCGCGGCAACAATCCTGCTTATCGGAAGAGTTGTTGACACAGTTGACGTACCTCTTATAGGAGCGCTGGTTGAAAAAAGCAATATGCCATGGGGTAAATACCGCTCATGGCTTTTTGTAGCCCCGCCCTTAATTATAATTTTTAACCTGCTCATGTTTACCGATTTTAATGTAAGCCTGCCTGTAAAGGCTGCCTATCTCACAATTGCATATATAATGGGCTATGTTTTTGTCAACTTTACAACCACTTCCCGCCTTACAATGCTTCCGGTATTTACCTCGGACCAGACCGAAAGAGCAGCCCTTTCCGCAAGCAGAGGCCAGGGTGCCGCCATAGGACAGCTGGTAAGGGGTGCTATAGTATTGCCGCTGGTCTTATTCCTGGGCGGCGGTGATCAGACTAAGGGATATTTTTTAACCGTGCTGGTATTCGGAGCGGTAATCATATCCGGATTATATTACATTGCCTATCTTGCAAAGGATTATGATAAACCCATGCCGGGAAGAAAGCCTGCCACGCTAAAAGATATGGTTATAGCCGTAGCCACAAACAAACCGCTGCTTTTATTAGTGATTGCGGATATTTTCAGATTGACCGCAACAAACGTCCTCATGGGTTTGGGTATGTATTATTTTAAATATGTCGTAGGAAATCTACTGCTCTTTGCGGTGTATGCGCCTATTACAGCAGGCTGTATGCTTGTGGGAGCCACAACGTCAAGGTTTTTAACCAATAAATATGATAAAAGAACTGTATACAGAATGGGAATAGTAGTCTGGGCCATAGGGATGATTTCTGTTTATTTATTTGCCGGCAGCAATGCGGCGGTATTTATCGCGCTTGTAGGATTGGCACAGTTCGGCATGGCTATATCCAATGCCCCGTCCGCCGCATTTTACTCAGATACTGCCGATTATAGTGAATGGAAGACAGGAAAAAGCGTAAAAGCCCTCAATATGTCCTTACTGCTCATACCAATAAAGGCCGGCGTGGCAATAGGCGGCTCGGTGGCAGCTTTCGGCCTGGCAACCATAGGATTTAAGGCAAATGAGGTTACGCCTGAAGTAGTGCAGGGATTAAGGGTTTTGATATCGGCAGTTCCAAGTGTAATTGCTGTTATTGCCATTATATTTATGACTATTTACAGCCTGGATAAAAACAAGATGGCTGAAATACAGGAGGAATTAAAGCAAAGAGCAGCGCAAAAATCATAA